GATGGGAGCATGAGTAAGAATGCAAAAAGCTGCCAGGCATCTTGACGTATCGTACCATTAGAAGTATTTATCATAAATGAACATTTGAAGATGGCGATGTCTAGAATTATATGATAATAATAACAATTCTAGAGTTGGTTAGTGATATATGATTCATTAAATTACTTGTCCAAAATTCTTAGGAGAATTGGTCCATCTTACAGTTATTCCTTGCGGTTCTTATGTGTACGCTATTATTACTTTTAAGGTTTTAAATTCCAAGAGAGAGAGGAAACACTTTTATGTTGCGCTACTTTTCAGTAATTGGATTTATTGTTAGTTGGTTTACATTTCCCTTTGGTTGGCAAACTGACTTTATCTGACTCACTCAGTTAATGGGTTTTCAGACATTAAGTTTATGTTCtcttattaattttatttttgcAGCTCTGAAGCTACATGAACAAGCTACTCATGTACTTAACTCAATGCAAACTACTTCTTTAGCTCCGACTTTCCCTACCTCTGCCTGTACTCAAGAGCAGCCAGATGATGTTAAGCCTTTGTTGCGGATGGACAGAACAAACCAGGTGAGGCTGTGTAGTGTAAATCTCTTGACAAAACTTAACCTGAACTTTTAAATGAATTCTTCTGTCGGTAATGAAAAAAGGTGTTACACTTTTGAGCTCTTCTGTGATGTGAGTAAAATGTGGTCTTAGTATAATTGAAGCGTGAATTTAGTATCTAATTGATCCTTCCCTTTCAAAAGGCAATATTGGTTGGGAAACAACCGGAAACGGGATTCGGAGCATATGAAGTGAATAGTACTGTTGATCCGGATAAATTTCTTGAAGAATTCCAACGCCAATTGCTGCATCGGCAAGGTTTATGGTATTTGTAAGGATAACCATAAAAAATCTTATCTTGATTTTTTTATATCACCTTTGCTAAAGATTATTGTTATCATTTTATTTCCTGTCCTACATTTGAAATGTTTTTTCATTGTTTACAGATCACCATCCTCACAGACGGGAAGTATGCCATCCTCATTATTGAGTGAGCAGTCTGGTGGTCCTGTAACTAAGAAATCTGCGGGAGTAAAACCATGTGATGTGCTTGCCCTTGCAAAAGAAGCTCTGTTAGCCTCTAAACAAGCAGTCTTATTGGCTGAGGACCACAAACCGTCTAGTGCCAATCTCGATGAATCCCACACCCTAAGGTAGCTTTTACATCTCTGTTTTCCTTTTGACAGAATTTGCAAATCAAGTATATTTTCAGACCATGATTTTTTTTTTGGAGATTGATATCTTACGTGTTTACTCAGTTTTGGATCTATGACATCGGCCGATTTCCCAGTTGAACAGGCCAGAACTGTCAGGTCAACACGTCGTTTGGAGAGACAATCTAAGAAGAGAAGGATTCCTGAGAGAAAAGAAATGCTTCATGATAAGAGAGTCATCCCTCCGAGAAGTAAAAGTAAGGCATCTGATTCTGATGATCCTCTTAGATTATTCTCGTGGGTTCCAGAAACCAAAAAACTTTTGACTGctaaggaagaatctgaattGATTGCTCACATACAGGTTAGTTTACTCTCCTGTGATGCTGGTTAACTGAAAATCTTACTGCATCGAGGATTtctaatatatattatattttgtaCCAGGAGCTAATGAAATTAGAAGAAGTGAAAGGCAGGCTACATGCTCAGTTTGGACGTGAGCCAACTCTGGTTGAATGGGCTGACGCTGTTGGGCTTAGTTGTCGTGCCTTGAAGTCACAAATACACTGTAGTAACAAGAGCAGGGAGAAGTTAATATATGCCAACTTTCGCTTAGTGGTTCATATAGCAAAGCAGTTTAACGGGCGTGGGCTTAATCTTCAGGATTTATTACAGGTGCCCAAACATGAATAACTCTTTGGACACTTCCTACTTGTTTACCTATAAATATTTTCTTTGACGAGTTTTATCCATTAGACCAGCGAAAGTCCATGTTTTACATGACCCGAAATTACATGAAAGAAAGAAAATTACCGAATTTGGAATTGCATGTTTAGTAGGATGTGGACATTACCTTGGGGTACAATCTATTAATGTGCTACATAAGGGATTAAATTTATTGTGTGCATGTTCACTATAATCTCTAACTAAATGCAGAATTGAAGTTAATGTATAGATGCACTTGCTTGAGGTATCTGCAATAGTGTCAATCTGAACTGGTTTTCTCCCCTTCCTTTGCAGGAAGGAAGCATGGGCCTGATGTGGAGTATTAAAAAGTTTAAACCCCAAGCTGGCTGTAGATTTGCTACTTATGCTTACTGGTGGATACGGCAGTCAGTTAGGAAGTCTATATTTCAACATTCTAGGACAATCCGTTTGCCAGTAAGTGTACTTGTTTATATTTATACTTTGCCCTTGTGACCCTACAAGTCCTTTATGTGTATCCGTAACAAGTGATACACTGGCATGCATCAGCCAAAATAAGAAACCGAATAGCAAATGACATGTTACTAGCTACTAAAATTacttttttttttcattttcatGTTTGAATGCGTATGGCTGGACTGTGTAGGATAGTGTATATGGACTCCTGTACAAAGTAACGGAAGCAAAGAGACAATGCATTCAAGATGGCCACCATCGTCCTACCAAGGAGCAAATTGCAGTTCGTTGCGGAATTACAGTTGATAAGTTGCAAAGACTGCTATATTTAGTAAGAACGCCTCTTTCAATGGAACAGGCTGTGTGGGCAGATCAGCCTACCACATATCAGGTATTTTTGGGGTTCCTTAATTGCCATTTGGTGATCAATGCACTTGATTGTATGCAGTTCTACATAAGAAATTTTAATGTGCATTTGCACTGGTATTGTCGTATTCATGATTTCGTCGTGCAAAATGGTCTTTTACCTCAAAGAGTTCTATATCTGTAACCGGCTTGCATGAATAGATGATATTTCCATTTTATTTCGTTGAATAATCACTGTTAGTACTTCCACAGCAAATCACTGCTGACAAGGCAGTTGAGACCCCAAAAGCAACTGTGGAAAAGCAACTTATGAGGCAACACATACGCAACTTACTCGGTGTTCTTAGTCCCAAAGAAAGGAAAATTATGCAGCTGAGATACGGCATTTTAGACGGTGAATCGAAAACACTATCTGACATAGGTGTTGTTTTTGGATTGTCCAAGGAACGAGTGCGACAGCTAGAAAGCCGATCACTATACAAACTGAGGCAGCATCTAGATAGTGAAGGGTTGGCTGCCTATGAAGATTTGCTTGCTTAGGCCTTGAAAAACTAACTTGTTATTGATTACACTAGTCTAGGCTGGAGCAGGCACAAGAGGATTCCTGGCACTGTTCTGAAAAAAGAGTGCGATAGTGCAAGTGAATAATGTAAATATTACTTATTTTTTGAATATCTCCCTTCTGTTGGTCACTTCTGTTGGTTATAGAGCAACACCAAAATAATGTACAGGGAACTGGTGAATATATTCATTCGCAGTTACAAATTTCATGTCCTCGAACTGCTGTCTTGATCCAGTTAACACCTGTAAAAAGACAACATTTGCAACCTATATGTTGTTTACGAAGTGTACAGGTTATGCAACCTATATGTTGTCTACGGAGTAGACATGCAATGCAACCGATATGTCGTCTACAGGCATTGCAACCTATATGTTTTCTACGGACCTATATGTTGTCTACGGAGTATACAGGCAATGCAACCTATATGTTGTCTACGGAGTATACAGGCAATGCAACCAATTTGAACATAATCGTTACTCGTTGATTGAGATGTGATGGCAGTTTACGGAATGTGATTTTACCATTCGACATGCTGGAAGTCGTTTATTTATCATCAATGCTTCCGGTCCTGGAAATGCACAACTAATGTACAAAAAAATCAGCATAAATTTTTCATAATGTGGACATTTTTTTGAACTGAGCTGGGAAAGATTCTCTAGATGGCCATTTCCATTTTCTTTTGTTGTTGGCTGGGAAAAAAGTGATGCACCAGCCGGGAATCGAACCCGGGTCTGTACCGTGGCAGGGTACTATTCTACCACTAGACCACTGGTGCTTCATATATAATGTTTGAAACATTAAAGAAACAACGACCCATTACACAATACTTTAAGTAAATTAAAGTAGTTTCATGTAATGAAAAAGTTTTCGAATTCAATTCTAACACTTTCTGTGTAATGAAATCTCCCTCTCTCCCTTTACAGGATGTCGAAGGTTCGAACGTTATCAAATATAAGGCGGGTACAGAATATCGAGGGTTCAAACCTTGTCAAAGATAAGGTGGGTGTTCGAAGGCTGTGTTATATATTGTTAGTCGAAAAATAATGGTGGTAAGGTTGGTAGATAGGGGGCTCTCTGACAAAGTGGCTCACCACAAGGGTTAGGTAGGTAGAGCACAGGCGTGAACTCATGGGTGCAGGCAGGCAAGGCTCCGGGTCTACAAGTAACCATGCACAAACATTACTACCAATACTAGTTTGTTTCAATACTTTGGAACAATCATTGCTTCTTCTAGTCATTACAATACTTGTTCTTGTGGGCACATTTTTGCATGATGCATTGCTTGCCCTATGGGACCTTTGTAATCCTTCTTTGTGTAAGAAACTAGAAAAAATATGCTAATTATGGTTAGAGGTGTATGATTTACAAGGAATTTTTCGAGTTTTATGTAGAAAGCATTCAAGTTTTGGTCGAAAGGTGTATTTTCTGGACATCCCAACGTGTACCACGCCAGACCGCCTCAGGCCTAATACGTGACAAAAAAACATTCAAGTTTTACATGACGCAATTTGAATGTGCTGCAAACGATATTCTAAATCCGATGATGGTTTAGTTTCTGACACTCTGCATTTGTGTTGAATGTGTTTAGTTTATATGATTATGCATTTGAGTTTTGATACTTAATTAGTATAATAGTGATGGTTTAGTTTCTGCAACTTTGCTTCAGGTCCCTTATGCAATGTGGTGTAAAGATCGCTGAAAATCAATCTGTTTGCTTCTCAAACATCAATCGTCTAAAACAATTTTTGTTTGTAATATTACTATTTATTGGTACTGGAGATTATATGGGAGTTTAGACCTTTTTTTTGTTAACCAGGTGTCCGGACCAGCTTACATGCACTTCGACTAATCCCGAGAGTTTTAGCACTCGTTTGCATCTTGTGCAGCATGATGCGCACTGAAATATTTACCATAGAGAGTGAGCACAAGTGATCTTGTATGGGGTGACTAGTTAAATATTTACCATACCAGGCAGCTGAGAGTGATTATTAGGGTGATTAGTAAGCTATGGCTAAAAATTGTCGATTCGTACATTCTGTCAGAGCACAAAAGCCGGCCCTGCACTAAAAGGTTTCTGAAACCAGCATAAATATATATAACAACTTTACCACCTCTTCCCATTATAGCCAGAGAATTATTATACTAGTCTTTGTCTATCTATATATGTAATATCTGCCTGACTGCAGGTGCTGCAACTTCTACTTATATTACAATATCACTGCATGTGTGTATCAGTACAAGGACAATCACATCAAAGCTAGCTTATAGCCTCTGTGTGTACATTTTCATGGAGGAGATCAACATTGAAGAAAGCAGTACGAGAAGCAACTGCCACTATGGAAATCATCACGGTGGTGGTGGAGTTGGAGGTGGAGGTGACTCTAAGACGGAGAATGGGCTATCGTTTTGTAAGAAGTGCGGATATATAGTGAAGAAGCAACGAGCCAAGTTCTATATTCTCAGACGTTGTATAGCTATGCTTTTATGTTGGCATGAGCATAGCTAGCTAGGTATACAAAGCTCACTTGTTCAAGTAATACCATTTGCATGCCTACTCATGTTTTATCTATGTTTTAAATAGATTGGCTTCTACTTCTTCCTTTTTAAAGGTTTTAGATATTTGTAGGGAGTAATTTATACTTACTAATGACAGTTGTGAAATATTCTAAATCATTGGTAAGTATGGATGTATACATATATAATGTACATGTATTGTTAATTGATCTAGATCTTGCCATCTGGGTTGTTAATATTGATTGAATAATTTACTTTTTCTTATATGAACCTGCATTTTTAATAGAAATCCTATTCCGGTGATAAATCTTACTTCAAAGTAGCGCTAAAATGTATACAGGGCATGAAGGCCCGTTAGATTTGGCTGTGTCTTGTTAATTGTTGTTTCTTCCCCATTATGGCAAATAAAAAGTGGAACTACATGATTTTTCATACATGTACGGTCCATATTTAACATAGAAACAAAAATGATTACAACATATTTAATATTGTAATGCGAAATGATCTGGGACTGCAATGGATGTGTGTGTCtaaaaaggaaaaacaagaatGAGTATTTCCAATAGGAATCTGCAGCATCTGCAACAGTGTATGTATAAAATGAGTGTGAAATGTTGAATATGAACAAGAAACGCTTACTTTGTGATTTGCATCCGATCTTTCATGAATTGAAGTCCCAGCAAAACCTACGTTTTCTTCTTGGATCTTCATTTCAAACATGTAAACTTTTGTTAAACTTCACTTTGGTGTAATCTTGCAATAAAATTATGATAAACACAGCAAATATGTGATGAGCTAGAAACTACAGAATGACAATAGCTATATTATGTTAATATCAAAGTCAATAGTGAACAACTACAAGTGCCATTTAGGCTAAACAAATTGCTTTGGTTGAGCTCAATATTACAAACACTTAGTACCTGTAGAGCCCAAAACAACAGTATTAAGGGATATTCAACAAAGTTAGCACAAAAGTGGGCAAGTCCCGTCATGAGAAAGAGATGCACAGTCCTCAACACTATGAAATCACACGTTCACTTCTGTGCCGAGGTCAGACTGATCCCACGTGAATCCACACGTGTGGGGGCATTGAACCCCTACTGATATTCTCTTTTTGTCGCTGTAACAATGAGTGAGGTCCTGTAATGCAAAGCCTGAGAATTTTCTCCAGCAGATTTAGTGTCTTCAATAATCAAACAAATTGCAGCTCAGCTCAAGTCGCCTATCCTCCTGCTTTACAAGCGGAATAAACAAAGCTATTGTTAAACTCGACGCTAATGACTGTGCTTTGATACGATTGATTTGATGTGTAATTATTTTTCGTGAAATAGTAGTGACAGGTCTGATCAAATTGCGAGGTGATGCGGTAACCAACCAAGCATGTCTCCTTTCCTTCAGAACCTCTAATATATGTGTACGATAAAGGTTTTTAATCTCAACAGCTCTCTATGTCTCCTCATTACTCATCATGTACCCTTAAGGCTTAAACTCATCATCCCTCTTTATCTCTCTGGTTTCTGATTTTTACCCAGAATAATTGATCATCCATGTTTATTATAAGCATCCAGTACAGTTAAAactcaataaatatatataaaccCTATTGAAATAATTATGCTCATCCTCAAGATCCAAATTAATGGTCACTTTTATGTTAAGTTTACGGTCCGAGTCCCCGACAAAAGATCGTTGTAACTAATTTTCCATAGATAGATTTAACTCCGGATTTTTTTTTGAATCTTGGAATTGCTAAAAAAACATGTAATAACAAGTCATTTTTTTTATAGTAATTAGGCTTATATGTCTTGAGATTTGGTATATGTTCCGATAAATCTCGGATGTGAACGAAAATTGAATTCAGATCATGATAAAAGATAAATTCTTAATCACTTGTTATCTCATCAGTCATGAGGTTTTAGTTTCAAGGAGAGGGTCCGTGATAACGGTAGCCCTTATACAACAAATGACTTTTTGTTCGTTGAATCAACTATCTAACAGCTGTGATTAATAAAAATATCTATAGGGACCACAAACATTGTCAGACCGCGGATATTGTCGGCAGTTGGGACCTGAAATAAATTTCTATTTACTAAGTAAAAATGTATTCTCCTACATTAACATCAAGTTCTAACCGTTTCAACCACAGATAATGTTCGCGGTCCGTGACAagagggcaaaaaggtaatttcTCCGGATCGCAGCAATATCCACAGTCCATAtaactattttttttaattacaGCCGTTGGATGGTTTATTCAACAAACAATATTCGCGGTCCGTGACAagagggcaaaaaggtaatttcTCCGGATCGCAACAATATCCACGGTCCATATAACTATTTTTATAATTACAGCCGTGGGATGGTTTATTCAACAAACACAAAGTTATTTGTTGTATAAGGGTTTCCTGACAGACCGTTACGAGAACCGTCCCTTAGTTTTAAAGCCTAGGAGAATTTTACTAGCCGACTATCATAGTCTAAAACTGCTGCTGTCTGACTATCACAGCCTGTAAAATAggtaataaaattaaaaaaatcgaTACGAAGGACGTGCTGATTCAGATAAGATGTACACGCCCATTCAGATGTCTGCTAGTACTGACATTTTTATCATTGTTCACATGAATGGTCCTCGGTACAAAAACATTAGcttcattattttcttccttCTGAATCAACCTAATATATTGTACAAGTAGTGGAGTACTATACCTTTTTCATGTCCTCTTTTTACCTCTGACCAAAACTGAAAGGGTAAATTTAAGGTTCAAATAATGCATGTTATCAACCTGAAGGTATTGAAACTAAAACTGAAAGGGTAAATTTAAGGTTCAAATAATGTAACCAATCAAGTTGAAAGAAGAAGTTACAATCTGTGCCTAAATTTGATTCAGACTTGGTATAATGTTTTTTGGCCCAATAAATTTTGCTAAATTTCACATGATTGACAAACATATATGCTAACTTATGATATCCTAAAGGCTGaacaaaaccgaaccgaacctTGTCAGTAGTCAAAAGATTGTTTCCAAATGACTTTGATTTATAAATATCACATTGACAATAAACTATCACTGCCAAGAGGTTTAGTCTCTGTTAAACAACACCCAGAAAATTTATCAATTCCATCTTGCAGGAAAGAGGGAGAAATAATCCGAGTAACACAACGTAGAAGTAAAAGAGAGTACATGATAATTAAAGTTTCGAGACAACAATTACAGACTTGAATGGATAACCGACCTAACTATATAGGTCGTCTTCATCAGCAGCCCCGGAAGGAGCTGAAAATGGATCAGAGGCCGCTGCTGCAGTACCACTAGTTTCCGAAAATCGGAACTCAGAGCCAAACCCTCTAGACTGCTGCAATGTCTGGGCAAATGCTTGATACTTTCTGATATCAGCATCACTGACACTGCGACGTGCATACTTCATTGATTCTTCAAAATGAGCTGCCTTGATCTCAGAGACCTCATCTTCAACATCATCCTCCTCCATTGCCTCGGGATTCTCACTTCTCTTCCTCTCTTTCTCAATGTCCTGCAAACATCAaaagaaaatcttagaaaatttTGTATCTTTAAATCACTAAAAGAAATGGTCAGAGTCAGCAGTTCAACTACTTACTTTCTCGATGTTCTCCCTGATGGCGTATTTGCAAGCCCTTTGGCATATTTCTGTAATATCAGCACCACTAAAGCCTTGAGTGTATTTCGCAAGTGCCATCAGATCAACATCTTTAGAAACAGGGGACTTCCTGAGGCACGACTTGAATATTGAATGGCGAGAAGCCTCATCAGGTAGGGGAATGTAAATTAACTGATCAAGACGACCAGGTCTCAACAGTGCAGGGTCAATTATATCAGGTCTGTTGGTTGCCCCAATAATAAAAACAGTCTTCTTGGCCGACATGCCATCCATTTCAGTCAAGAGTTGATTCAAAACCCTATCAGCTGCTCCACCAGCATCTCCAGAACTGCTTCCCCTCTGCAAAAGAATTGGCAAATGAGTTACATTGGGTCTTTACGAAAACAGAGAAAGAAGTTGCAACTGAAAGCCATTAATCATACCTGAGTGGCAATTGAATCCAATTCATCAAAGAATAGGACACAAGGCGCAGATCCACGGGCCTTGTCAAATATTTCTCGCACATTTGCCTCACTTTCCCCAAACCACATGGTTAGCAACTCAGGTCCTTTAATACTGATAAAGTTAGCTTGGCATTCATTAGCAATTGCCTTGGCCAGTAAAGTTTTCCCACATCCAGGTGGTCCATAGAAAAGAACTCCCTTTGAGGGAGACATGCCAAACTTCTCAAACTTCTCAGGATGCTCCACGGGATATTGAACAGTCTGTAGTCCCAAGTTAAATGAGTAAACAATTTGGTAAACAGAGATAAAAAGGGACAAAAAAACACCACAAAAGTGTATGTAAAATTAATAATACCTCTTGTAGTTCTCTCTTAACATTCTCCAACCCTCCAATATCTTCCCAGCTAACATTAGGCACTTCAACAACCTAGAAAAACAGAAACACAAAAATCAATAACAaaaaaaagaacataaacagcaaGTAGATTCCTGAGCCAGCAGTAAAAACGTTGCTTACTGTTTCACGCAGAGCAGAGGGATTGCTAGTTCCAAGAGCAGTGGCGAAGTGCTCATTAGTAACTGCCATCGAGTTCAGGATCTCTGCATCTATTGTTTCGTCTTCCAAGTCGATAACATCCATCTTCTCCCTGATGCACTGAAGTGCAGACTCAGTACACAGAGCTGCTAAATCTGCACCTACATAGCCATGCGTCTCCTTTGAAATTTTTTCTAGATCAACCTGCACAACAGATGAAAGTGATATCAGTGTCGACATATTGTCCTTCGTAGCAAAATACATATGTAGATATACGTATcctgacacacacacacacacacataatataCTAAAAGGTTGCCATGGGAATAATGTTTACATCTTCAGCAAGCTTCATGTTCTTTGTATGAATACGGAGAACCTCTAGCCGTCCAACTTCATCAGGTACACCAATATCTATTTCCCTATCAAACCTGCCAAACCTTCTGAGGGCAGGGTCAATACTGTTAGGACGGTTAGTAGCACCCATAACAATTACATGTGCACGAGATTTAAGTCCATCCATAAGTGTCAACAGCTGAGAAACAATTCTCCTCTCAACTTCTCCATGGGTCTTTTCTCGTTTGGGGGCAATTGAATCGAtctcatcaataaatataatggaTGGCGCATTCTTTTCGGCTTCTTCGAATGCTTTCCTCAAATTGCTCTCACTCTCCCCAGCCAACTTTGACATGATTTCTGGCCCATTAATGCAGAAGAAGAAAGCACCAGTTTCATTAGCAACGGCTCGGGCTATCAAAGTTTTACCAGATCCAGGAGGTCCATAGAGCAAGATTCCTTTCGGTGGTTTGACTCCAATAGACTTAAAGAGCTGTGGATGTCTTAatggaagctccaccaactcccTAATTTGAGCCATCTGTTTACGGACACCGCCAACATCATCATATCCAATCTCGTCCAGCCTATCTTCATCCTCCCTTCGAAGAGGCTCTCCCTCGCAGAAGATTTCAGTATCAGGGGCAACAACACAGTACTCAGCAGGGTCTGTCTCAATAACCTTAAATTCCACACTTCGCATGCCTCCTCTTACAAGAAATAGATCACCCTTCCTAACAGGGCGGTAGGCTTCAAGAAAGTAAGCTGCAAAATAACAACATATTGTCAGTTATAACTCATACCATAACAGAGTAACAGATAAATAAAACAGAATGACAATGAAAATAAAGTAAAAACTGAATATGAGAAACGAAAAAATTAATCGAGACTTACGTTTCAGATAAGCATCAAAAAGATTTCCTGTAACTCCTTCAATGGTATCATCTATGGGAAGGATGTGAACACGCTTTCCATACTTAACATCAGCGCATTGATGCACAGAAACTACGTCTCCAAGTCTAACCCTAAGGTTTGATCTGACAACTTTGTTCATCCTGATCTTTGGCTCATCACAAGTGTCATCAGCTAGGGCAATGCAGATTGTGTCTTTTCTTTTTTTACCCTGAAACGTAACATACAAGAATTAAATAATAAGTTTATCCACATCCTATCTCATACATGATAAATAAATATGTACTTCTAGCAGATTAAACCTATTCACACAAGGACAACAAACTATTTTCTAGGGAAGATTGAAAAATTAATAATGAACTACAAAGCCATCTGTTGAACTTAGTACCATGTTATAAAAACAACTTCCTAGAGACTAAACATTGCCAATGATTATAATTAGTTATTTAGTTGTCAGACTACAGAGTAGCACAAAGACATACAAGTACATACTACATAAAACTCTTCCATTCTTTTTAATAAGGATTTAATATTCGATAAAAGCACGTAGGAGAATACTCCAAAAGAGAAGTAGGTCAGCTACAATATGATTCAGGTTTCATCAGGTTCCATCTACAGAGTAATACCAGCTGTCTTGAGTTGTCCTGAACTGACATATCATAATATCAAAATCTATTTATTTAACGTCCTTGCTCATCAATGGAAGGTCAACAAAGAACCTATAACTCAAATACCAATCACCGCTCAATATACCTATAACTCAAATACCAATCACCACTCAATATACACACACAAGAAAAAGTACCATGCTTTAAATCCCAAACATAAAAAATAACCAAGAGGATTTCAAAACAAGTTTAATATATATCACATGAAATTTTATACAAAAGATATGTATGAGCTCATCAAATACAGCTCACAGTCATCCGATGATCACAAATTCATTTAAACCCCTTTCACGACACTGTGGTATAAAACAAAATAAACTATATCCGAACATTCCCTTTTAGTCCGTTGTCCTACTCAGAAAATCCAAGACCCTATCACCACCTACTAATAGTAACAAAACTATATTCCATAACACATAACCAACCCCTTTCTGTCTTCCAATTCCGAAACATTCAATTCAATTCAATTAGCCCTAAACTTGCAAATCACAACACAATAACAAACCCTAAACAAAACCAATTAACTAGtaccaaatcaattcaattcAATTATTCACAATAATTACTCAAAAATCACACACCTAACCAATCAAAACCACTAA
The sequence above is drawn from the Apium graveolens cultivar Ventura chromosome 2, ASM990537v1, whole genome shotgun sequence genome and encodes:
- the LOC141708988 gene encoding RNA polymerase sigma factor sigF, chloroplastic, with protein sequence MYVQSLYTSMEVSKSLLSSSSQFPPRSLPKHFYSALKLHEQATHVLNSMQTTSLAPTFPTSACTQEQPDDVKPLLRMDRTNQAILVGKQPETGFGAYEVNSTVDPDKFLEEFQRQLLHRQGLWYLSPSSQTGSMPSSLLSEQSGGPVTKKSAGVKPCDVLALAKEALLASKQAVLLAEDHKPSSANLDESHTLSFGSMTSADFPVEQARTVRSTRRLERQSKKRRIPERKEMLHDKRVIPPRSKSKASDSDDPLRLFSWVPETKKLLTAKEESELIAHIQELMKLEEVKGRLHAQFGREPTLVEWADAVGLSCRALKSQIHCSNKSREKLIYANFRLVVHIAKQFNGRGLNLQDLLQEGSMGLMWSIKKFKPQAGCRFATYAYWWIRQSVRKSIFQHSRTIRLPDSVYGLLYKVTEAKRQCIQDGHHRPTKEQIAVRCGITVDKLQRLLYLVRTPLSMEQAVWADQPTTYQQITADKAVETPKATVEKQLMRQHIRNLLGVLSPKERKIMQLRYGILDGESKTLSDIGVVFGLSKERVRQLESRSLYKLRQHLDSEGLAAYEDLLA
- the LOC141708986 gene encoding cell division cycle protein 48 homolog, with protein sequence MSTQPESSDPKGTKRDFSTAILERKKAANRLVVDEAVNDDNSVVALHPETMEKLQLFRGDTILIKGKKRKDTICIALADDTCDEPKIRMNKVVRSNLRVRLGDVVSVHQCADVKYGKRVHILPIDDTIEGVTGNLFDAYLKPYFLEAYRPVRKGDLFLVRGGMRSVEFKVIETDPAEYCVVAPDTEIFCEGEPLRREDEDRLDEIGYDDVGGVRKQMAQIRELVELPLRHPQLFKSIGVKPPKGILLYGPPGSGKTLIARAVANETGAFFFCINGPEIMSKLAGESESNLRKAFEEAEKNAPSIIFIDEIDSIAPKREKTHGEVERRIVSQLLTLMDGLKSRAHVIVMGATNRPNSIDPALRRFGRFDREIDIGVPDEVGRLEVLRIHTKNMKLAEDVDLEKISKETHGYVGADLAALCTESALQCIREKMDVIDLEDETIDAEILNSMAVTNEHFATALGTSNPSALRETVVEVPNVSWEDIGGLENVKRELQETVQYPVEHPEKFEKFGMSPSKGVLFYGPPGCGKTLLAKAIANECQANFISIKGPELLTMWFGESEANVREIFDKARGSAPCVLFFDELDSIATQRGSSSGDAGGAADRVLNQLLTEMDGMSAKKTVFIIGATNRPDIIDPALLRPGRLDQLIYIPLPDEASRHSIFKSCLRKSPVSKDVDLMALAKYTQGFSGADITEICQRACKYAIRENIEKDIEKERKRSENPEAMEEDDVEDEVSEIKAAHFEESMKYARRSVSDADIRKYQAFAQTLQQSRGFGSEFRFSETSGTAAAASDPFSAPSGAADEDDLYS